The DNA region AGCTGCAATTGCAGTACTCAAAGCGGCCAAAGATTTCAATAGTTTCGACCGGCTGAATTTCATTACGGCGTATCTGCAGCCCATTGGCAATCAAACTGATCAGCTACGCAGGAAACGGAAAATCAGTACCGCAGCAAGTGGCTCGGCACTGCAGGACGATGCGGTAAGCCTATTTCAAAAAGATGCCTTCAATGTCAACAGATTTGTCGGAAACCATACCGAATACCAGTCGGACGCAAAAATTGCGCTGGGCAAAACCCTGTTCAACAGCAGTGTCCTATCCAATGCAGGCAACCGAAGCTGTGCCAGCTGTCACCATGAGGCCAAAGCCTTTACCGACGGACTTGCCACTGCCTCTGGTTTGAAAGGAATGCTCTTAAGGAACACCCCAACCTTAACTTACGCAGGCTTACAACGCGGCTTTTTCTACGACCTGAAAGCAGGATCACTGGAAGACCAGGCCCTGGATGTGGTGCACCATAAAAACGAAATGGACGGATCGCTGGACGAAGCTTCCAAACGCCTGAACAGTGAGAAAACCTATACTGCGGCTTTTGCGGCAGCCTTTAAAGATAAGGCAGGCCAGGCAGACCCATGGCGGATCCAGCATGCCCTGGCTTCCTACATCCGTTCGCTTTCACCATTTTCGTCGCGGCTCGACAAATACATGCGTGGTGATAAAAAACAGTTAAATACTGAAGAAAAATCAGGTTTTAACCTGTTCATGGGGAAGGCCAAATGTGGAAGCTGCCATTTTGCACCTTTGTTTAATGGTACCCAGGCACCATTGTTCCAGAAAAGCGAGGCCGAAGTACTGGGTGTACCTTCCCGTCCGGATACCATCAATGCTTCTATCGATAGGGATGAAGGACGCTATACGCTAAACCCTTACCCGCAATACAAATATGCATTTAAGACGATCAGCCTGCGCAACGTTTCCAAAACTGCGCCTTACATGCACAATGGGGTGTACAAAACGCTGGAAGAAGTGCTCGACTTTTACAACCGTGGTGGCGGGGCCGGTATTGGTATAGTGCTCGACAACCAGACTTTAGCCCCTGATCCTTTAAACCTGAGTAAAAAAGAAATGCAGGATATTGTGGCCTTTCTGAAAACGCTGGATGACAAATAAAAAAAGGCCGCTAAGCGGCCTTTTTTTATTTGCGTTTGCCAGGTTCCAGCACCTGCAATATTTTATGAAAGAGCTGATTGTTGGGATAGGTGCCCCTGAAGGTTTCGGCACCAGGTCCATAGGCAAATACCGGCACCATGATATTGGTATGGTCGTTGGTACTGAATTCGCCACTTAGGGTTCCGCTTTCTGTACTGGCGTCCAGCAGCGTTAAGCCCCCTGTTTCATGATCGGCAGTAACAATAACCAGGGTTTCCCCGTCCTGATCGGCAAAGCGCAGGGCGGCCTCTACTGTTTTATCGAAATCATGCAGTTCGGTAATGACATAAGGCAGATCGTTGGCATGCCCGCCATAATCTATCTGCGCCCCTTCAGCCATGATAAAGAAGCCTTTTTTAGGGTTACGCAGCAATTGGATGCTGTGCAGCAGCGCCTGCTTTAACACATCTCCCCTGCCATCTTTTACCGGGCGGGTAGCTTCGTCTGGAAGCAATACCAGTTGTTTGCCGGAAGTTTGAGTTAAAAAAGCATCCAGGCCTGTACTCAGGGTAAAGCCCTGCGCTTTCAGTTTATCCATCAGCTGTGCATCTTTATTCTGCAGAAAGCTTTTCTGGTTGGAACCGATCAGGAGCTCAGTTTTGCTATTGAGCAGGTCGCGGGCAATTTCCTGGCTCATGGAGCGGTCAGTCTGGTGCGCGTAAAACACGGCCGGGGTAGCATCGGTAATATCGCCCACGCTGATGATGCCACTCTTTATGCCATAGCCAGCCAGGGTATCTACCAGATTGGTACGTTTTTTATTATCCGTACCCATACCGATATAGCGGTTGTTTGTTTTTTCGCCCATGGCCATGGCCGAGCCGCCGGCTGCAGAATCGGTATTGTCTGCATTGGCAGCTGCTGTTTGGGAGAAGCCAATATTGCGCATCTGGCCAATGTTCAGGCTGCCATGGTTGGCAACGGTGGCGGCGTGGATCTGTGCCAGCCCCATTCCATCCCCAATCAGCAGGATGATATTTTTAGCTGTTTTTTTCAGTCCATCGCTTTTATAATCAGGTGTATAAACCGGGTAAGCAAGCGGGTTGCTGTAACTGAGTTTCTTACGGTTCAGGTAAAAACTGCGTAGCTTTTCCGGCTGATCGGTATTGAGCCAGTATACCCCGAGTTTTTCCAGCACAATCCAGGTATTGGGGCTATCCTGTGTGGCCCAGAAACGAAAGGGCTTGTTTTTTTGCCTGGCCTGAGCAATCACAGTTCTTAATTTAGCTTCATCAGCTTTTGTGGGCGTGCCTTTTCCATTCCAGGCCGTATATTTCTTAAGGTCATCGCTGATCATCGCTACGCGTTTCAGCTGTTCGGGGGTATAAGTAGTATAAGGTCGTCCATCGAAAGCAATATAACCCGGGTAGTTTTTAAAATTTTCCGCTGAGGGCATATCGCCGCTCAATACAATGCGGATGGCATGTGGGTTATGGTCCGACTTAAAAACATCACCGTAAACATTTAAGGCTTTGATCAGCTGGGGCAATACCTGCTGGTGGTTTTTCTTGATGTCTATCACCAGCTGCAGTTTCATGGCCGTATCCAGGTAAGGCCTGTTCCCGTTTTTCTGATAAAGAGCAGCCAGGGGATCCAGGTACAGCTGTTTAAGCGTGGCATTGGGTTTGATCTCGCTGGTATCATGTGCCACATAGAGTTCGCCGTTCTTCAGGAAAACATCGGCTTCAATGGACCCCATACCGGCATAATATGCTGTAAGCAAGGGGATGTTCTGGTGGTAATCGTTATGGCTATGCCCCTGGTTAGGGCTTAAGCCGGATTGTGCTTTGGTGTTAAAGGAAAGCAGCAGCCCTGTAAACAGGGTAAAATAAAACAGTTGCTTCATCAGCGCTTGGTTAATGGTTTTACTAAAATACAGAAAATGAGGATGTCTGTAAAACACCCTCATTTTATTAAAAGACCTACCAGCCCGGGTTCTGTTTGATTACCCCGCCGCTGTTGTCAATTTCTCTTTGCGGCACAGCCCATACATCGTGTACCTGAGGGTTAAATGCCCTTGCGGCCCAGATCTCCTTGCCCTGCGAGTCGTGCAGTGGTTTGGCATAGGTAGCTTCTGCATCTCCCCAGCGTACCAGATCGCGGTGGCGGTCGGCCCACTCCCCTGCCAGCTCATTGCGGCGTTCCCTTTTCAGGTCGGTCATGGTCATGCCTGTTTTAATGCCTAAGCCGGCGCGCTGGCGGATCTTGTTCAGTTCTGTATCACCAGACCCGGCTCCGGTGGTCATGATCGCAGCTTCGGCCTTGATCAGCAGTACCTCGGCATAGCGCATCAGCGGCACGTTCAGGTCGGTAGTCCCGTTATCCCCATTCGGGTTTACATGCAAAGGAATAGGATTCGGATAAGAAAAAGGCTCCATGTACTTTTTAAACTGGTAATCGGATGTGGCACCACCGTCTTTGGTAAAGCTGCGTTCCTGCCCGAAATACATGAACTTATCGCCTGTCTTCAGGATGGTCGCTTCGCGGCGCTGATCGCCCGCCTCATAAGAATCGTACAGTTCTTTGGTGGGCAGGTAATAGCCCCAGCCATTGTAAATGTTCCAGCCTTTATTGGTCAGCATTACCCCCGGCAGCTTACTGCCCCAGCCTGTACCGCCTACACTTGGAGAGCACACTACCGACCAGATGTATTCTTTAGACCAGTTATTGGTGGCTTTAAACACATCTGCAAAGCCGGTCAGCACCAATTCGTGTTTGCCTGACCCGATCACCAGATCTGCATATTTTCTGGCATTGGCATAATCTTTTTTGTACAGGTACACTTTCGACATATAGGCCCATGCCGCAGTTTTGTGCGCCTTGCCATAGTCGGCCGGCTTCATATCTGTAAAGTAAGGTAAATGATCTACTGCCTTTTCCAGTAACTGAATGATGTAATCGTAATTTTCATTTACATTTTTTGCTCTGGGAATGACAGCCGAGGCATCTGTTTCGGGGGTAACAATGGGCACACCAGCCTTATCATTTCCATAATTCGCTGCCAGCTGGAAATACACCAGACCGGCATTGAAGTAAGCATCACCAATGATCTGTTTCTTCAGTTCTTCGTCCATAGGGATACCCGGAACGTTTTTGATGATGTCGTTTGCACGCTTAATGATGGCATAGCGCATAGACCATTGCGACTCTGTATATCCGCCCCCGATGTAGTTTTTATTGAAGTTCTTGATGTTATCGGCCTCGGGTTTGTTACGACCGGTTACCATATCGTCGCTGGCATTGATAAACCAGAACATTCCCCTGCCATAGTAATCTTCTTCATTGTATTTTTCATAGAGTCCCGCTTCAGCTTTTAGGGCATCCTCTTTGGTTTTCCAGAAGTTTTGTGCCGATGGGGCACCTTCGGGTGTAATGTTCAGCTGGTCTTTGCAGGAACTTAAGAGGGCAAAGGCAGCCAGGGCTATGTATTTTATACTTTGTTTCATTTTCATTGTATTACAGATTATAAATTCACATTAAGACCGATGAGGAAACTTCTGGACTGCGGATAACGGCCTGTGTCCAGTCCATAGTTGTCCATTCCTATTTCCGGATCGAAACCAGAATACCTGGTAATGGTGAACAGGTTATTTGAAGTGGCATACACACGGATGGCACCGGCCTTAATTTTATTGCTCAGGTTTTTAGGAAGGGTATAACCCAGCGTAATGTTGCGTAGACGTAAGTAAGAACCATCTTCTACATAGAAATCGGAGGCGTTAAAGTTTCCGTTATCGTCGTCTTTTGTAGAAATGACCGGCACCTTTCCATTGGGGTTTTCGGGCGACCAGGCATCGAGTATGCCCACCAGTTTGTTGTAGGATGGGCCGCTGGCGCTGTAGGTGGTACGTTTAACCGCATTGAATAGTTTATTGCCCTGTACACCCTGTGCAAAAATATTGATGTCAAATCCTTTATAGGCGGCGTTAAAGCTCAATCCGTAGGAGAAATCAGGATAGGCACTCCCTGCAAAATAGCGGTCGCCCCCGTCAATAGATCCGCTGTCGTCGAGATCGGCAAACCTGAAATCGCCCGGACGCGCCTTAGGCTGGATCTTTACACCTTTGGAGTTCACATGGTTGTCCACTTCGGCCTGGGTCTGGAAAATACCCTGGGTTTTGCGTACGTAATAGCTGTAAAGGGGCTGTCCTACTTTGATGAACAAAGGAGCGAGTTCATTCCTGAAGTTGTTGGATACGGCGATGTTCTCCAGTCCCGGTGCAAGTTCCAGCACCTTGTTGTTGATCTTGGTCAGGGATGCAGTTACCGAATAGGTAAAGGCTTTATTTTTGTCAGCGGTATAAGTGATACCCAGTTCAATCCCTTTGTCGCGTACCAGACCGGCGTTGATGGTCTGGGAGTTCAGTCCTGCCGTTCCGGGTAAGGGCTTGGTCAGGATCATCTTATCGATATCCTTAATGAAATAATCGGCTGTTAAGGTCAGGCTGTTTTTCAGGAAGCCCAGGTCGATACCCACATTGGTTTGTTTGGACTCTGCCCATTTCATGTCGGGGTTTTCCAGCACAGTAGATACCAATCCGTTCTGCAGGGTGGGCACCTGGCCAAAATAAGCCTTTGTTTTGCTCAGGAGCGGGCTCACATCCGTAGGCTGCAATTGGGCAAGGTTGCCCAGCAGTCCGTAACTGCCCCTCAGTTTCAGTTCATTTAACCAGGTGCTTTCTTTTAAAAAGTTCTCTTTGCTCAGCACCCATCCGGCAGAAACGGAATAATAATTACGGAACCTGTTCTCTGCTTTAGGTACCAGTGAGGAACCATCGCGGCGACCGATCAGCGATAAGAGGTACTTTTCGGCATAGTTGTAATTTGCACGTACGAAAGTGGATGACAGCGCGGTCGACACGAGGTCGCTCAATGCCGGTTCAAAAACAGTCGCATTCACCAGGTACCTTTTCGAAGGGGCCTCATCATCAAAGTCCCTTCCGATTACAGAAAAGCCTTTGTATTTTGTTTTCTGGAAAGAAAAGCCAGCGGTAAAATCAAGGTGATGCAGGCCCAGGTCTTTTTTCCAGGCCAGCACCTGTTCTGCAAGGATATCTGTTAAAACCCTGTCTTTCTCTTCCAGTGAGTTGGAGAGCATGGGCTTGCCCACTTCCGGGCGTTTTGGTGTAAAAATTTTAGAATGGTAAAAGCCTTTGGTTACGCTCAGGTTAGACCGGAACGTTAAGCCTTTGGCTAAACTGAATAAGGCATACGGGTTAACAATTAAAATATTTTCGGGCTTATTGATATCGGTGCGCAGCAGTTCGGCCACCGGGTTGATGATATCGCCGTAATCGCCAGCATACTGTCCGCCCGGCAGGCCTGCAAATGAACCATCAGGATTATAAGGTGTGGCATTTGCAGGATAATAAATGGCAGAAAGCAAAGCACCAGTATAGTCACTGCTGGTATTGGCGCCTTGTCCGTTCGTGCTGCTGAACGAAAGGTTTTCCCCAACTTTTAACCAGGATGTAAGCTGGTGATCGGAGTTAACGCGGAAATTATAACGCTGCACTTTGGTATTGAGTACAATGCCTTCGGCCTGACGGTAATTAAAGCTGAGGTAAACATTTGATTTTTCTGTACCGCCGGATATGCCCAGGTTATAGTCCTGTGTTTTACCGGTCCTGAATACCTCATCCATCCAGTTGGTACGGGTAATCTGTCCTTCCGGGTATTTTGCAGCGTCAAAAGCAGGTAAAAGGTCTGTCTTACCATTCTTTGCGGCAGTTACCGCAACCATTGCGCGCTGTTCGGCATTGAGTGGCTGCAGCTTCTTCCAGGCATTCTGGGTACCTATCTTTCCATCAAAATTGATCTGAAGTGCGCCATTTTCGCCTTTCTTTGTCGTGATCAGGATTACCCCGCCGGATGCCCTTGCCCCATAAATTGCGGCCGAACCATCTTTCAGCACAGATATGGATTCAATGTCGTTCGGGTTCAGTACTGGTGTACCAATCACAATTGAGCCGTCTACCACATACAATACACTCTCGCCATTGATCCCCCCTGCACCCCTGATGTTCACACGCGGGCCAGAAGTTGGATCCCCCCCTTCATTGGTTACAATAACACCCGGCGATTTACCGGCCAGCACTTCGCCAACGCTGTTTACAGAGCGTGAAGAAAGCTGGTCGAGCGCCACAGTACTTACGGCCCCGGTAAGGGTTGCTTTTTTCTGCGTGCCGTAACCTACCACAACCACCTCGCTCAGCAGGGCCTTGTCTTCCATCAGGGTAACATTAAATACCTGTCCCTCACTTACCTTAACCTGTTTGGTTTTATAGCCTACCATAGAAAAAGACAGCACTGCATCCTCTTCAACGGTAATACTGTACCTGCCATTGGCATCGGTGGTGGTCGATTTTGCAGTACCCAGTACCTTCACAGATACGCCGGGCATGGCCAGTCCGGTGGAGTCTTTAACCACACCGCTGATCAGTCTGTCGGCTTTTTTTGGCGGCAGCGGAATATTTTTCAGGATGATGTAATCTCCTTTTTCCGTACAGCTGTAGCCCATTTTCCGGAGTACCTCTTCTACCTTCTCGTTTCTAAATGTTTCGTTAATTGGCCTTTTACCCTCCGAAAGCGCATCGGGGTTGTAAATGAAGCGCAGGCCCGTACTGGCTTCGATTTCTTTAAGGACCTGGCTTGCCGGCCGTTCCTTTGTTACCTTTAAGCTGATCCTGCTTCTTTCCAGCTTTTGCGCCATACCCGGCGATGCCAGCATGGCACCGCAGAAGGTACATAGGATTGAAAAAGTTAAAAGTGAATATTTCATGGCTTTATAAAGAGCTGCTGACCTCTTATATGAGGATTGTTTCATATATTTATTTGTTTTTTAACATGAATTTGTTTTAAAATTTGCCTGGCAGTACAATTGGCCTTAGACACCAGGCTTCAAAAATTACCGGTGCTGATCTGATCAGTGCCGGTTGTTTGTTTATCCTTCCTTATACACTCATTTTTTATATACATTAAAGGTTTTATGGTCGTCTGATTGATTGAATTTCATGCGGTGCAGACTGCACAGAAGGTCCATGATCTCTTCCGGTGCCTGCCGGGTATTGAATGTTGCCGTACATTTCAGCCTGCCCAGGGCCTGGTCTTTCAGGTTGATCTTTATGCCGTAGACATATTCCAGTTTACTGCAAACCTGCAGCAGGTTTTCCTTTTCAAATACCAGGTTTACATATACAGGGGCCGGTGTATAATCGATCAGTGCCCGTTCCTGCTTTTTATCGTAAGTGATCTGCTGCCCTTTTACCAATGTACCAAACACCTGTTTTGTATTGCCAACAGCTACTTTTCCGGTTGCCACTGTAATTTTAACTACCGGCGATACCGCGCGGGCCTGGATGCGGAACGATGTACCCAGCACCTTGGTTTCCAGATCGTTTGTAGTTTTTACGGTAAAGGGCCGGGATTCATCGTGCGCAATATCAAAGAAAGCCTCCCCCTCATTCAGTTCGACCACACGCTTTCTGTTTGAAAATTTTAGCGGGTAAGTTAAGCATGAAGAAGGTCCCAGGCTGATTTTAGAACCATCTGCCAGCACAATATTTTTCTTTTGCGAAGCAGTGGTGCGCACAGCAGCCAGACCGGCTGTTCCGCCTTGCCCTCCAGCTGCCGGCCAGAGCAGTACGGCTGTACCGGCGACCAGCAGCAATATTGCAGCAGCTTTTGCCACATTGTACCATTTTTGCAGGTGGATAAACCCTGCCTCTTGGCTCTGCTGCATTTCCCGCTGGAGTTCCTGAAAAATTGCTGCCCCTATGGCGGCTTTTTGGGCTGCCCCGATAGGAAACTCCCTGTGTTCCTGGCTGGCATACCAGGTATCCACATGCTGCCGTTCGGCCGGTGTGGCTTCCCCTGCTGCGTATTTTTCCAACAGTGCTTTTGCCTTTTCTTCTTTTGTCATCATCTACAAGTCAGTTCAAAAGAAGATGGGTACCGGCAAAAAAGGTTAAGTTTGTGTTAAGTTTATATAAACAACAAAATGAGGATTAAAAACGGGAGGTAAGACAACCTTTCCTTCAGCATTTTTAATGCGGCGGAGATCTGATTTTTAACCGTCTGGACCGAAAGGCCCAACTCTGCAGCGATTTCCCGGATGGTTTTTTCCTGCATGCGGCTCATCCTGAAAATCTGCCGCATCTTTTCGGGCAGAGCCTGCAGGGCCTCATCGATCTCCTTATTCATGTCTTTGACCATCAACTTGTTTTCGGCCGACAGTTCCATTTGCCCTTCAGCTAAAAAAAACATATCTTCCTGGTATTTGTCTTTAACTATGGCTGACTTAAAATAATTGATCACCTTGTATTTTACGGCCGCCTGCAGGTAACTGCGCAGGCTTCCCTTGATGGCCAGGCGCTGACGGTTTGTCCATAGGGAAATAAAAATCTCCTGGGTAATATCCTGTGCCACATCCTTGTCTCGTACGCGCCTGCAGGCGCTGTCAAAAACATCGGCCCAGTGGTCCTTATAGATCTGTTCCATAGCCTGTGCCTCTCCCTTTTTTAAGGAAGTAACCATATCGGTACTCAGAGGTGCAGCAATTATTTTGACAGACATTTTTTACAAAAGTACCGCTGCAATATTCAGCCTGTATTAAGAAATGTTTAAGGATGTAAAAGCGTTGAGACAAATGCAGAATGATTTGTTTTTGTTAAAAAAAGATTAAGTTTGCAATATGAAGTATCTGGCTTTCATACTCACTATCTATGTAATGGCCCTTGCCATGTGGCCATGTTGTAGTAATGAAACCAGTCTTTCCACTGAACATGAAGATCTTTGTCAGGCTGTTTCCTCAGAAAAACATGCAGATAACAATCATGAAAGTGCCCATGCCTGTTCTCCGTTTTTCCACTCTGGTACTTATCATGGGTTTGTAGCCTCAGCTGCAGTTAATAAAGCACCAGCGCTGATCCTGAATGACGAAAAAGACAGCTTTCCTGAACATCACGTACAGCCCGTAATTCTTATCCCGGGCGATATCTGGCAGCCGCCTAAACTGGTATAAATAATTACCGTCCTGAGCCTGCGCTCAGTTTCTTTATTATTTACCATTGCGGCTGAATAGCAAATACTGCTATACGACGCTTTACAACTAAATATTTATGTTTAACAGGATTATTTTATTCTCCATAAAGAATAAATTAGCAATTGGTATAATGACCCTGGCTTTAGTGATCTGGGGGATTTATTCCTTGACACGGCTACCCATTGATGCGGTACCCGACATTACCAACAACCAGGTACAGGTGATTTCCCAGGCCCCCAGCTTAGGCGCCCAGGAAGTGGAGCAGTTCATCACCGCTCCTATTGAACTGGCCATGGCCAATATCCCTAATGTAATTGAAAAACGTTCCATATCCCGCTCGGGTATATCGGTGATTACCATTGTTTTTGAAGATGATGCCGACATTTACTGGGCCAGGCAGCAGGTAGAAATGCAGCTGAAAGAAGCGGAAGGCAATATTCCAGACGGACTGGTATCGCCTTCGCTGGCGCCCATTACCACCGGGCTTGGCGAGATTTACCAATATGTGCTGCATACCAAAAAAGGCTATGAAGGCAAATACTCGGCAACCGACCTGCGGACCTTGCAGGATTGGGTGGTAAGGACCCAGCTGGCGGGCACCAAAGGTGTAGCCGAAGTGAGCGGATGGGGCGGCTTTGTGAAGCAATATGAAATTGCGCTCGACAATGAGAAGCTCAATGCCAGCAATGTGACCATCTCACAAATCTATGCGGCATTGAAAAACAACAATGAAAATACCGGCGGCTCTTACATTGAGCAGCAAAGCAATGCCTACACCATCCGTGGGATCGGGCAGGTGAAGTCGCTCGACGACATTGAAAAAATAGTGGTCAAAAATTCGGGCGGTGTGCCTGTGCTGATCAGGGACATTGGTACCGTGCAGTTTGGCAGCGCAACGCGTTATGGGGCGGTAACCCGCAATGGTACCGGCGAGGTTGTGGCTGGGATCACCCTGATGCTGAAAGGCGAAAACTTTAACCAGGTGATCAAAAATGTAAAGGAAAGGATTGCACAGATACAGAAGTCCTTGCCCGAAGGCGTGGTTATAGAGCCTTATATAGACCGTACAGAACTGGTTGGGCGCTCTATCAGTACTGTGCAGAAAAACCTGATAGAGGGTGCCCTCATTGTGATATTCGTGTTGCTATTGTTGTTGGGCAACTGGCGTGCCGGCCTGATCGTGGCTTCGGTAATTCCCCTTTCTATGCTGTTCGCCTTTGCCATGATGCGGCTGTTTGGTGTTTCGGGAAACCTGATGAGCCTGGGGGCCATAGATTTTGGGCTCATTGTAGATGGGGCCGTCATTATTGTGGAAGCCATCATTTTCAGGCTTACCGAAAGCAAGCTGTTTAAAGGGCTCCCTAAACTGAACCAGGAGCAAATGGACCAGGAGGTGTTTACGGCTTCCTCCAAAATCAGGGCGAGCGCCACTTTTGGCGAAATCATCATCCTGATTGTATACCTGCCCCTGCTCTCGCTGGTGGGTATTGAAGGAAAGATGTTTAAACCCATGGCCGAAACCGTAGTGTTTGCTATTGTTGGGGCATTCATTTTATCGCTTACTTATGTACCGATGGTCAGTGCGCTGTTCCTGAGCAAAAAGACGGAACACAAACGGAATGTATCCGATAAGATCATGGATTTCTTTAAACGTGTTTATACGCCCATGCTGGAAACAGCACTGCGTATGAAGAAATTGGTTGTAGCCATTGCCCTGGTATGCTTTGGATTTACACTATGGCTGTTCGCCAATATGGGTGGTGAGTTCCTTCCCCAGCTGGAAGAGGGCGACCTGGCAGTGGAGATTGCCATGTCTCAAGGCACCTCGCTTAGCCAGGTGGTGGAAACCTTCGGAAAGGCAGAGAAGATCCTGAAAGATAAATTCCCTGAAATCAGGCAGATCGTTACCCGGATCGGAAGTGCAGAGATTCCTACAGACCCTATGCCTGTAGAGCGGGGCGATATGATGGTGGCCATGACGCCTAAAGAAGAATGGACATCCGCAAAGACCAAGGAAGAAATGTCGGAAAAGATGGAGGATGCACTGTCTGTTTTACCCGGTGTAAATGTAGAGATCACCC from Pedobacter africanus includes:
- a CDS encoding FecR family protein; the protein is MMTKEEKAKALLEKYAAGEATPAERQHVDTWYASQEHREFPIGAAQKAAIGAAIFQELQREMQQSQEAGFIHLQKWYNVAKAAAILLLVAGTAVLLWPAAGGQGGTAGLAAVRTTASQKKNIVLADGSKISLGPSSCLTYPLKFSNRKRVVELNEGEAFFDIAHDESRPFTVKTTNDLETKVLGTSFRIQARAVSPVVKITVATGKVAVGNTKQVFGTLVKGQQITYDKKQERALIDYTPAPVYVNLVFEKENLLQVCSKLEYVYGIKINLKDQALGRLKCTATFNTRQAPEEIMDLLCSLHRMKFNQSDDHKTFNVYKK
- a CDS encoding RNA polymerase sigma-70 factor, with protein sequence MSVKIIAAPLSTDMVTSLKKGEAQAMEQIYKDHWADVFDSACRRVRDKDVAQDITQEIFISLWTNRQRLAIKGSLRSYLQAAVKYKVINYFKSAIVKDKYQEDMFFLAEGQMELSAENKLMVKDMNKEIDEALQALPEKMRQIFRMSRMQEKTIREIAAELGLSVQTVKNQISAALKMLKERLSYLPFLILILLFI
- a CDS encoding SusC/RagA family TonB-linked outer membrane protein, which codes for MKQSSYKRSAALYKAMKYSLLTFSILCTFCGAMLASPGMAQKLERSRISLKVTKERPASQVLKEIEASTGLRFIYNPDALSEGKRPINETFRNEKVEEVLRKMGYSCTEKGDYIILKNIPLPPKKADRLISGVVKDSTGLAMPGVSVKVLGTAKSTTTDANGRYSITVEEDAVLSFSMVGYKTKQVKVSEGQVFNVTLMEDKALLSEVVVVGYGTQKKATLTGAVSTVALDQLSSRSVNSVGEVLAGKSPGVIVTNEGGDPTSGPRVNIRGAGGINGESVLYVVDGSIVIGTPVLNPNDIESISVLKDGSAAIYGARASGGVILITTKKGENGALQINFDGKIGTQNAWKKLQPLNAEQRAMVAVTAAKNGKTDLLPAFDAAKYPEGQITRTNWMDEVFRTGKTQDYNLGISGGTEKSNVYLSFNYRQAEGIVLNTKVQRYNFRVNSDHQLTSWLKVGENLSFSSTNGQGANTSSDYTGALLSAIYYPANATPYNPDGSFAGLPGGQYAGDYGDIINPVAELLRTDINKPENILIVNPYALFSLAKGLTFRSNLSVTKGFYHSKIFTPKRPEVGKPMLSNSLEEKDRVLTDILAEQVLAWKKDLGLHHLDFTAGFSFQKTKYKGFSVIGRDFDDEAPSKRYLVNATVFEPALSDLVSTALSSTFVRANYNYAEKYLLSLIGRRDGSSLVPKAENRFRNYYSVSAGWVLSKENFLKESTWLNELKLRGSYGLLGNLAQLQPTDVSPLLSKTKAYFGQVPTLQNGLVSTVLENPDMKWAESKQTNVGIDLGFLKNSLTLTADYFIKDIDKMILTKPLPGTAGLNSQTINAGLVRDKGIELGITYTADKNKAFTYSVTASLTKINNKVLELAPGLENIAVSNNFRNELAPLFIKVGQPLYSYYVRKTQGIFQTQAEVDNHVNSKGVKIQPKARPGDFRFADLDDSGSIDGGDRYFAGSAYPDFSYGLSFNAAYKGFDINIFAQGVQGNKLFNAVKRTTYSASGPSYNKLVGILDAWSPENPNGKVPVISTKDDDNGNFNASDFYVEDGSYLRLRNITLGYTLPKNLSNKIKAGAIRVYATSNNLFTITRYSGFDPEIGMDNYGLDTGRYPQSRSFLIGLNVNL
- a CDS encoding alkaline phosphatase, with protein sequence MKQLFYFTLFTGLLLSFNTKAQSGLSPNQGHSHNDYHQNIPLLTAYYAGMGSIEADVFLKNGELYVAHDTSEIKPNATLKQLYLDPLAALYQKNGNRPYLDTAMKLQLVIDIKKNHQQVLPQLIKALNVYGDVFKSDHNPHAIRIVLSGDMPSAENFKNYPGYIAFDGRPYTTYTPEQLKRVAMISDDLKKYTAWNGKGTPTKADEAKLRTVIAQARQKNKPFRFWATQDSPNTWIVLEKLGVYWLNTDQPEKLRSFYLNRKKLSYSNPLAYPVYTPDYKSDGLKKTAKNIILLIGDGMGLAQIHAATVANHGSLNIGQMRNIGFSQTAAANADNTDSAAGGSAMAMGEKTNNRYIGMGTDNKKRTNLVDTLAGYGIKSGIISVGDITDATPAVFYAHQTDRSMSQEIARDLLNSKTELLIGSNQKSFLQNKDAQLMDKLKAQGFTLSTGLDAFLTQTSGKQLVLLPDEATRPVKDGRGDVLKQALLHSIQLLRNPKKGFFIMAEGAQIDYGGHANDLPYVITELHDFDKTVEAALRFADQDGETLVIVTADHETGGLTLLDASTESGTLSGEFSTNDHTNIMVPVFAYGPGAETFRGTYPNNQLFHKILQVLEPGKRK
- a CDS encoding RagB/SusD family nutrient uptake outer membrane protein; its protein translation is MKQSIKYIALAAFALLSSCKDQLNITPEGAPSAQNFWKTKEDALKAEAGLYEKYNEEDYYGRGMFWFINASDDMVTGRNKPEADNIKNFNKNYIGGGYTESQWSMRYAIIKRANDIIKNVPGIPMDEELKKQIIGDAYFNAGLVYFQLAANYGNDKAGVPIVTPETDASAVIPRAKNVNENYDYIIQLLEKAVDHLPYFTDMKPADYGKAHKTAAWAYMSKVYLYKKDYANARKYADLVIGSGKHELVLTGFADVFKATNNWSKEYIWSVVCSPSVGGTGWGSKLPGVMLTNKGWNIYNGWGYYLPTKELYDSYEAGDQRREATILKTGDKFMYFGQERSFTKDGGATSDYQFKKYMEPFSYPNPIPLHVNPNGDNGTTDLNVPLMRYAEVLLIKAEAAIMTTGAGSGDTELNKIRQRAGLGIKTGMTMTDLKRERRNELAGEWADRHRDLVRWGDAEATYAKPLHDSQGKEIWAARAFNPQVHDVWAVPQREIDNSGGVIKQNPGW
- a CDS encoding cytochrome c peroxidase, whose product is MTSIKQAATLLLILTITTLLSIFCTQKQTPTEKVKALFSKELAGLQSQVDQRLFTAVQQKDEQKIKTAFIAARAQYKKIEYYVEYFFPSSSVMINGAPIDEIELGENLVEKPTGFQVMEELIYEAPTTESRNELLNEVKKMQLNLKRMDRYNQQYEITDAQLFDAIRLELFRITSLGITGFDTPAALQSLPEAAAALNGIMDVLGLYGAGDDLHTSLKAAIAVLKAAKDFNSFDRLNFITAYLQPIGNQTDQLRRKRKISTAASGSALQDDAVSLFQKDAFNVNRFVGNHTEYQSDAKIALGKTLFNSSVLSNAGNRSCASCHHEAKAFTDGLATASGLKGMLLRNTPTLTYAGLQRGFFYDLKAGSLEDQALDVVHHKNEMDGSLDEASKRLNSEKTYTAAFAAAFKDKAGQADPWRIQHALASYIRSLSPFSSRLDKYMRGDKKQLNTEEKSGFNLFMGKAKCGSCHFAPLFNGTQAPLFQKSEAEVLGVPSRPDTINASIDRDEGRYTLNPYPQYKYAFKTISLRNVSKTAPYMHNGVYKTLEEVLDFYNRGGGAGIGIVLDNQTLAPDPLNLSKKEMQDIVAFLKTLDDK